Proteins encoded by one window of Ictidomys tridecemlineatus isolate mIctTri1 chromosome 7, mIctTri1.hap1, whole genome shotgun sequence:
- the Znf7 gene encoding zinc finger protein 7 isoform X1, producing MVTESQVPPLLLNFSFLGFWRKELGNFCPTPWCTCLRYAVMPCKNGAGTQGSLGCWCLSFQETVTFGDVAVHFSREEWQCLDSGQKALYREVMLENHSSVAGLAGFLVFKPELISRLEQGQEPWVIDLQGVEGTEAPWTSQTDSTVRLAHEQGDMDLLKPQGPGSADTSNTEVWSERLPSSPVLRERGSLLQKQCLIQGSVAPKTFTKDTTQESQELGASGLSCQPGKGQRAGAQGMSQHCQVCGRDFGRTPDLAPYQEISVQEKPNCCQECQKQLSGCFQGKLSSNCCGEKPYECEECGKVFRLCSQLNQHQRIHTGEKPFKCVECGKAFRLSSKLIQHQRIHTGEKPYRCEECGKAFGQSSSLIHHQRIHTGERPYGCRECGKAFSQQSQLVRHQRTHTGERPYLCKECGKAFSQSSTLAQHQRMHAGERSQMLRASESPSLVVHQTSHTVEKPFKCNECGKAFRWISRLSQHQLIHTGEKPYKCNKCTKAFGCSSRLIRHQRTHTGEKPFKCDECGKGFVQGSHLIQHQRIHTGEKPYVCHDCGKAFSQSSSLIYHQRIHKGEKPYECLQCGKAFSMSTQLTIHQRVHTGERPYKCTECGKAFSQNSTLFQHQIIHAGVKPYECSECGKAFSRSSYLIEHQRIHTRAQWYYEYGNTLEGSTFVSRKKVNTIKKLHQCGDCEKIFRWRSHLIIHQRIHTGEKPYKCNDCGKAFNRSSRLTQHQKTHM from the exons ATGGTTACTGAGAGCCAGGTCCCTCCTCTCCTCTTAAATTTCTCTTTCCTCGGATTTTGGAGGAAGGAGCTAGGCAACTTTTGCCCAACCCCTTGGTGCACCTGCCTGAGATATGCTGTGATGCCGTGCAAGAATGGGGCTGGCACCCAGGGATCCCTGGGGTGCTGGTGTTTGTCCTTTCAGGAGACGGTGACATTTGGTGACGTGGCTGTGCACTTCTCCCGGGAGGAGTGGCAGTGTTTGGACTCTGGCCAGAAGGCCCTCTACAGGGAGGTGATGCTGGAGAACCACAGCAGCGTGGCTGGACTAG CAGGATTCCTGGTCTTCAAACCTGAGCTGATCTCTCGGTTGGAACAGGGACAAGAGCCATGGGTTATCGACCTGCAGGGAGTTGAAGGGACAGAAGCACCATGGACCTCCCAGACAG ATTCTACTGTTAGGCTTGCACATGAGCAGGGGGACATGGACCTTCTGAAGCCTCAGGGTCCTGGCTCTGCAGACACTTCCAATACTGAGGTCTGGTCAGAGAGACTTCCAAGCAGCCCTGTGCTGAGAGAAAGGGGCTCCCTTCTCCAGAAACAGTGTTTGATTCAGGGGTCCGTGGCTCCCAAAACCTTCACCAAGGACACTACACAGGAATCCCAGGAGCTGGGGGCCAGTGGCCTCAGCTGTCAGCCTGGTAAAGGTCAGAGAGCTGGTGCTCAAGGGATGTCACAGCATTGCCAGGTATGCGGCAGAGACTTTGGACGCACTCCAGATCTGGCTCCATACCAGGAAATTAGTGTACAGGAGAAGCCTAACTGCTGTCAAGAATGCCAAAAACAATTGTCTGGCTGCTTTCAGGGGAAACTTTCAAGTAACTGCTGTGGAGAGAAGCCATATGAGTGTGAGGAGTGTGGAAAAGTCTTCAGGCTGTGTTCACAGCTTAatcaacaccagagaatccacactggggAGAAACCATTCAAGTGTGtggaatgtggaaaagccttccgCCTGAGCTCAAAACTAATTCAgcatcagagaattcatactggagagaaaccatacaGGTGTGAGGAATGTGGGAAAGCATTCGGTCAGAGCTCCAGCCTCATCCATCATCAGAGGATCCACACAGGAGAGAGGCCCTATGGCTGCCGGGAGTGTGGGAAGGCTTTCAGCCAGCAGTCTCAACTAGTCAGACACCAGAGAACTCACACCGGAGAGAGACCCTACCTGTGCAAGGAGTGTGGCAAGGCCTTCAGCCAGAGCTCAACTCTAGCTCAGCACCAGAGGATGCACGCCGGGGAGAGATCTCAGATGCTCAGAGCCTCAGAGAGCCCAAGCCTTGTTGTGCATCAGACAAGTCACACTGTGGAAAAGCCCTTTAAGTGCAATGAGTGCGGGAAGGCTTTCCGGTGGATCTCTCGCCTGAGCCAGCACCAGCtgattcacactggagagaagccttataaATGCAATAAGTGCACAAAAGCCTTCGGGTGTAGCTCAAGACTCATTCGCCAccagagaactcacactggagaaaagccattcAAATGTGATGAGTGTGGGAAAGGCTTTGTTCAGGGCTCACACCTCATCCAGCATCAGCggatccacactggagagaagccctacgtGTGCCATGACTGTGGGAAAGCATTCAGCCAGAGCTCCAGCCTCATCTACCATCAGAGGATCCACaagggagagaagccctatgagtgcCTCCagtgtgggaaggccttcagTATGAGCACGCAGCTCACCATCCACCAGAGGGTGCACACCGGGGAGAGGCCCTACAAGTGCAccgaatgtgggaaagccttcagtcaGAACTCAACCCTCTTCCAACACCAGATAATTCATGCAGGAGTGAAGCCCTACGAGTGTAGTGAATGTGGAAAGGCCTTCAGTCGGAGCTCTTATCTTATCGAACACCAGAGAATACACACTAGAGCCCAATGGTACTATGAATATGGGAACACCCTGGAAGGTTCCACCTTCGTGAGCCGTAAAAAGGTTAACACCATAAAGAAACTGCACCAGTGTGGTGACTGTGAGAAGATATTCAGGTGGCGCTCACATCTGATCATACACCAGAGGATTCATAccggagagaagccttacaagtGCAACgactgtggcaaagcttttaaccGTAGCTCAAGGCTTACACAACATCAGAAAACACACATGTGA
- the Znf7 gene encoding zinc finger protein 7 isoform X4, translated as METVTFGDVAVHFSREEWQCLDSGQKALYREVMLENHSSVAGLAGFLVFKPELISRLEQGQEPWVIDLQGVEGTEAPWTSQTDSTVRLAHEQGDMDLLKPQGPGSADTSNTEVWSERLPSSPVLRERGSLLQKQCLIQGSVAPKTFTKDTTQESQELGASGLSCQPGKGQRAGAQGMSQHCQVCGRDFGRTPDLAPYQEISVQEKPNCCQECQKQLSGCFQGKLSSNCCGEKPYECEECGKVFRLCSQLNQHQRIHTGEKPFKCVECGKAFRLSSKLIQHQRIHTGEKPYRCEECGKAFGQSSSLIHHQRIHTGERPYGCRECGKAFSQQSQLVRHQRTHTGERPYLCKECGKAFSQSSTLAQHQRMHAGERSQMLRASESPSLVVHQTSHTVEKPFKCNECGKAFRWISRLSQHQLIHTGEKPYKCNKCTKAFGCSSRLIRHQRTHTGEKPFKCDECGKGFVQGSHLIQHQRIHTGEKPYVCHDCGKAFSQSSSLIYHQRIHKGEKPYECLQCGKAFSMSTQLTIHQRVHTGERPYKCTECGKAFSQNSTLFQHQIIHAGVKPYECSECGKAFSRSSYLIEHQRIHTRAQWYYEYGNTLEGSTFVSRKKVNTIKKLHQCGDCEKIFRWRSHLIIHQRIHTGEKPYKCNDCGKAFNRSSRLTQHQKTHM; from the exons ATG GAGACGGTGACATTTGGTGACGTGGCTGTGCACTTCTCCCGGGAGGAGTGGCAGTGTTTGGACTCTGGCCAGAAGGCCCTCTACAGGGAGGTGATGCTGGAGAACCACAGCAGCGTGGCTGGACTAG CAGGATTCCTGGTCTTCAAACCTGAGCTGATCTCTCGGTTGGAACAGGGACAAGAGCCATGGGTTATCGACCTGCAGGGAGTTGAAGGGACAGAAGCACCATGGACCTCCCAGACAG ATTCTACTGTTAGGCTTGCACATGAGCAGGGGGACATGGACCTTCTGAAGCCTCAGGGTCCTGGCTCTGCAGACACTTCCAATACTGAGGTCTGGTCAGAGAGACTTCCAAGCAGCCCTGTGCTGAGAGAAAGGGGCTCCCTTCTCCAGAAACAGTGTTTGATTCAGGGGTCCGTGGCTCCCAAAACCTTCACCAAGGACACTACACAGGAATCCCAGGAGCTGGGGGCCAGTGGCCTCAGCTGTCAGCCTGGTAAAGGTCAGAGAGCTGGTGCTCAAGGGATGTCACAGCATTGCCAGGTATGCGGCAGAGACTTTGGACGCACTCCAGATCTGGCTCCATACCAGGAAATTAGTGTACAGGAGAAGCCTAACTGCTGTCAAGAATGCCAAAAACAATTGTCTGGCTGCTTTCAGGGGAAACTTTCAAGTAACTGCTGTGGAGAGAAGCCATATGAGTGTGAGGAGTGTGGAAAAGTCTTCAGGCTGTGTTCACAGCTTAatcaacaccagagaatccacactggggAGAAACCATTCAAGTGTGtggaatgtggaaaagccttccgCCTGAGCTCAAAACTAATTCAgcatcagagaattcatactggagagaaaccatacaGGTGTGAGGAATGTGGGAAAGCATTCGGTCAGAGCTCCAGCCTCATCCATCATCAGAGGATCCACACAGGAGAGAGGCCCTATGGCTGCCGGGAGTGTGGGAAGGCTTTCAGCCAGCAGTCTCAACTAGTCAGACACCAGAGAACTCACACCGGAGAGAGACCCTACCTGTGCAAGGAGTGTGGCAAGGCCTTCAGCCAGAGCTCAACTCTAGCTCAGCACCAGAGGATGCACGCCGGGGAGAGATCTCAGATGCTCAGAGCCTCAGAGAGCCCAAGCCTTGTTGTGCATCAGACAAGTCACACTGTGGAAAAGCCCTTTAAGTGCAATGAGTGCGGGAAGGCTTTCCGGTGGATCTCTCGCCTGAGCCAGCACCAGCtgattcacactggagagaagccttataaATGCAATAAGTGCACAAAAGCCTTCGGGTGTAGCTCAAGACTCATTCGCCAccagagaactcacactggagaaaagccattcAAATGTGATGAGTGTGGGAAAGGCTTTGTTCAGGGCTCACACCTCATCCAGCATCAGCggatccacactggagagaagccctacgtGTGCCATGACTGTGGGAAAGCATTCAGCCAGAGCTCCAGCCTCATCTACCATCAGAGGATCCACaagggagagaagccctatgagtgcCTCCagtgtgggaaggccttcagTATGAGCACGCAGCTCACCATCCACCAGAGGGTGCACACCGGGGAGAGGCCCTACAAGTGCAccgaatgtgggaaagccttcagtcaGAACTCAACCCTCTTCCAACACCAGATAATTCATGCAGGAGTGAAGCCCTACGAGTGTAGTGAATGTGGAAAGGCCTTCAGTCGGAGCTCTTATCTTATCGAACACCAGAGAATACACACTAGAGCCCAATGGTACTATGAATATGGGAACACCCTGGAAGGTTCCACCTTCGTGAGCCGTAAAAAGGTTAACACCATAAAGAAACTGCACCAGTGTGGTGACTGTGAGAAGATATTCAGGTGGCGCTCACATCTGATCATACACCAGAGGATTCATAccggagagaagccttacaagtGCAACgactgtggcaaagcttttaaccGTAGCTCAAGGCTTACACAACATCAGAAAACACACATGTGA
- the Znf7 gene encoding zinc finger protein 7 isoform X3: MGSLGCWCLSFQETVTFGDVAVHFSREEWQCLDSGQKALYREVMLENHSSVAGLAGFLVFKPELISRLEQGQEPWVIDLQGVEGTEAPWTSQTDSTVRLAHEQGDMDLLKPQGPGSADTSNTEVWSERLPSSPVLRERGSLLQKQCLIQGSVAPKTFTKDTTQESQELGASGLSCQPGKGQRAGAQGMSQHCQVCGRDFGRTPDLAPYQEISVQEKPNCCQECQKQLSGCFQGKLSSNCCGEKPYECEECGKVFRLCSQLNQHQRIHTGEKPFKCVECGKAFRLSSKLIQHQRIHTGEKPYRCEECGKAFGQSSSLIHHQRIHTGERPYGCRECGKAFSQQSQLVRHQRTHTGERPYLCKECGKAFSQSSTLAQHQRMHAGERSQMLRASESPSLVVHQTSHTVEKPFKCNECGKAFRWISRLSQHQLIHTGEKPYKCNKCTKAFGCSSRLIRHQRTHTGEKPFKCDECGKGFVQGSHLIQHQRIHTGEKPYVCHDCGKAFSQSSSLIYHQRIHKGEKPYECLQCGKAFSMSTQLTIHQRVHTGERPYKCTECGKAFSQNSTLFQHQIIHAGVKPYECSECGKAFSRSSYLIEHQRIHTRAQWYYEYGNTLEGSTFVSRKKVNTIKKLHQCGDCEKIFRWRSHLIIHQRIHTGEKPYKCNDCGKAFNRSSRLTQHQKTHM, translated from the exons ATG GGATCCCTGGGGTGCTGGTGTTTGTCCTTTCAGGAGACGGTGACATTTGGTGACGTGGCTGTGCACTTCTCCCGGGAGGAGTGGCAGTGTTTGGACTCTGGCCAGAAGGCCCTCTACAGGGAGGTGATGCTGGAGAACCACAGCAGCGTGGCTGGACTAG CAGGATTCCTGGTCTTCAAACCTGAGCTGATCTCTCGGTTGGAACAGGGACAAGAGCCATGGGTTATCGACCTGCAGGGAGTTGAAGGGACAGAAGCACCATGGACCTCCCAGACAG ATTCTACTGTTAGGCTTGCACATGAGCAGGGGGACATGGACCTTCTGAAGCCTCAGGGTCCTGGCTCTGCAGACACTTCCAATACTGAGGTCTGGTCAGAGAGACTTCCAAGCAGCCCTGTGCTGAGAGAAAGGGGCTCCCTTCTCCAGAAACAGTGTTTGATTCAGGGGTCCGTGGCTCCCAAAACCTTCACCAAGGACACTACACAGGAATCCCAGGAGCTGGGGGCCAGTGGCCTCAGCTGTCAGCCTGGTAAAGGTCAGAGAGCTGGTGCTCAAGGGATGTCACAGCATTGCCAGGTATGCGGCAGAGACTTTGGACGCACTCCAGATCTGGCTCCATACCAGGAAATTAGTGTACAGGAGAAGCCTAACTGCTGTCAAGAATGCCAAAAACAATTGTCTGGCTGCTTTCAGGGGAAACTTTCAAGTAACTGCTGTGGAGAGAAGCCATATGAGTGTGAGGAGTGTGGAAAAGTCTTCAGGCTGTGTTCACAGCTTAatcaacaccagagaatccacactggggAGAAACCATTCAAGTGTGtggaatgtggaaaagccttccgCCTGAGCTCAAAACTAATTCAgcatcagagaattcatactggagagaaaccatacaGGTGTGAGGAATGTGGGAAAGCATTCGGTCAGAGCTCCAGCCTCATCCATCATCAGAGGATCCACACAGGAGAGAGGCCCTATGGCTGCCGGGAGTGTGGGAAGGCTTTCAGCCAGCAGTCTCAACTAGTCAGACACCAGAGAACTCACACCGGAGAGAGACCCTACCTGTGCAAGGAGTGTGGCAAGGCCTTCAGCCAGAGCTCAACTCTAGCTCAGCACCAGAGGATGCACGCCGGGGAGAGATCTCAGATGCTCAGAGCCTCAGAGAGCCCAAGCCTTGTTGTGCATCAGACAAGTCACACTGTGGAAAAGCCCTTTAAGTGCAATGAGTGCGGGAAGGCTTTCCGGTGGATCTCTCGCCTGAGCCAGCACCAGCtgattcacactggagagaagccttataaATGCAATAAGTGCACAAAAGCCTTCGGGTGTAGCTCAAGACTCATTCGCCAccagagaactcacactggagaaaagccattcAAATGTGATGAGTGTGGGAAAGGCTTTGTTCAGGGCTCACACCTCATCCAGCATCAGCggatccacactggagagaagccctacgtGTGCCATGACTGTGGGAAAGCATTCAGCCAGAGCTCCAGCCTCATCTACCATCAGAGGATCCACaagggagagaagccctatgagtgcCTCCagtgtgggaaggccttcagTATGAGCACGCAGCTCACCATCCACCAGAGGGTGCACACCGGGGAGAGGCCCTACAAGTGCAccgaatgtgggaaagccttcagtcaGAACTCAACCCTCTTCCAACACCAGATAATTCATGCAGGAGTGAAGCCCTACGAGTGTAGTGAATGTGGAAAGGCCTTCAGTCGGAGCTCTTATCTTATCGAACACCAGAGAATACACACTAGAGCCCAATGGTACTATGAATATGGGAACACCCTGGAAGGTTCCACCTTCGTGAGCCGTAAAAAGGTTAACACCATAAAGAAACTGCACCAGTGTGGTGACTGTGAGAAGATATTCAGGTGGCGCTCACATCTGATCATACACCAGAGGATTCATAccggagagaagccttacaagtGCAACgactgtggcaaagcttttaaccGTAGCTCAAGGCTTACACAACATCAGAAAACACACATGTGA
- the Znf7 gene encoding zinc finger protein 7 isoform X2 has product MVTESQVPPLLLNFSFLGFWRKELGNFCPTPWCTCLRYAVMPCKNGAGTQGSLGCWCLSFQETVTFGDVAVHFSREEWQCLDSGQKALYREVMLENHSSVAGLGFLVFKPELISRLEQGQEPWVIDLQGVEGTEAPWTSQTDSTVRLAHEQGDMDLLKPQGPGSADTSNTEVWSERLPSSPVLRERGSLLQKQCLIQGSVAPKTFTKDTTQESQELGASGLSCQPGKGQRAGAQGMSQHCQVCGRDFGRTPDLAPYQEISVQEKPNCCQECQKQLSGCFQGKLSSNCCGEKPYECEECGKVFRLCSQLNQHQRIHTGEKPFKCVECGKAFRLSSKLIQHQRIHTGEKPYRCEECGKAFGQSSSLIHHQRIHTGERPYGCRECGKAFSQQSQLVRHQRTHTGERPYLCKECGKAFSQSSTLAQHQRMHAGERSQMLRASESPSLVVHQTSHTVEKPFKCNECGKAFRWISRLSQHQLIHTGEKPYKCNKCTKAFGCSSRLIRHQRTHTGEKPFKCDECGKGFVQGSHLIQHQRIHTGEKPYVCHDCGKAFSQSSSLIYHQRIHKGEKPYECLQCGKAFSMSTQLTIHQRVHTGERPYKCTECGKAFSQNSTLFQHQIIHAGVKPYECSECGKAFSRSSYLIEHQRIHTRAQWYYEYGNTLEGSTFVSRKKVNTIKKLHQCGDCEKIFRWRSHLIIHQRIHTGEKPYKCNDCGKAFNRSSRLTQHQKTHM; this is encoded by the exons ATGGTTACTGAGAGCCAGGTCCCTCCTCTCCTCTTAAATTTCTCTTTCCTCGGATTTTGGAGGAAGGAGCTAGGCAACTTTTGCCCAACCCCTTGGTGCACCTGCCTGAGATATGCTGTGATGCCGTGCAAGAATGGGGCTGGCACCCAGGGATCCCTGGGGTGCTGGTGTTTGTCCTTTCAGGAGACGGTGACATTTGGTGACGTGGCTGTGCACTTCTCCCGGGAGGAGTGGCAGTGTTTGGACTCTGGCCAGAAGGCCCTCTACAGGGAGGTGATGCTGGAGAACCACAGCAGCGTGGCTGGACTAG GATTCCTGGTCTTCAAACCTGAGCTGATCTCTCGGTTGGAACAGGGACAAGAGCCATGGGTTATCGACCTGCAGGGAGTTGAAGGGACAGAAGCACCATGGACCTCCCAGACAG ATTCTACTGTTAGGCTTGCACATGAGCAGGGGGACATGGACCTTCTGAAGCCTCAGGGTCCTGGCTCTGCAGACACTTCCAATACTGAGGTCTGGTCAGAGAGACTTCCAAGCAGCCCTGTGCTGAGAGAAAGGGGCTCCCTTCTCCAGAAACAGTGTTTGATTCAGGGGTCCGTGGCTCCCAAAACCTTCACCAAGGACACTACACAGGAATCCCAGGAGCTGGGGGCCAGTGGCCTCAGCTGTCAGCCTGGTAAAGGTCAGAGAGCTGGTGCTCAAGGGATGTCACAGCATTGCCAGGTATGCGGCAGAGACTTTGGACGCACTCCAGATCTGGCTCCATACCAGGAAATTAGTGTACAGGAGAAGCCTAACTGCTGTCAAGAATGCCAAAAACAATTGTCTGGCTGCTTTCAGGGGAAACTTTCAAGTAACTGCTGTGGAGAGAAGCCATATGAGTGTGAGGAGTGTGGAAAAGTCTTCAGGCTGTGTTCACAGCTTAatcaacaccagagaatccacactggggAGAAACCATTCAAGTGTGtggaatgtggaaaagccttccgCCTGAGCTCAAAACTAATTCAgcatcagagaattcatactggagagaaaccatacaGGTGTGAGGAATGTGGGAAAGCATTCGGTCAGAGCTCCAGCCTCATCCATCATCAGAGGATCCACACAGGAGAGAGGCCCTATGGCTGCCGGGAGTGTGGGAAGGCTTTCAGCCAGCAGTCTCAACTAGTCAGACACCAGAGAACTCACACCGGAGAGAGACCCTACCTGTGCAAGGAGTGTGGCAAGGCCTTCAGCCAGAGCTCAACTCTAGCTCAGCACCAGAGGATGCACGCCGGGGAGAGATCTCAGATGCTCAGAGCCTCAGAGAGCCCAAGCCTTGTTGTGCATCAGACAAGTCACACTGTGGAAAAGCCCTTTAAGTGCAATGAGTGCGGGAAGGCTTTCCGGTGGATCTCTCGCCTGAGCCAGCACCAGCtgattcacactggagagaagccttataaATGCAATAAGTGCACAAAAGCCTTCGGGTGTAGCTCAAGACTCATTCGCCAccagagaactcacactggagaaaagccattcAAATGTGATGAGTGTGGGAAAGGCTTTGTTCAGGGCTCACACCTCATCCAGCATCAGCggatccacactggagagaagccctacgtGTGCCATGACTGTGGGAAAGCATTCAGCCAGAGCTCCAGCCTCATCTACCATCAGAGGATCCACaagggagagaagccctatgagtgcCTCCagtgtgggaaggccttcagTATGAGCACGCAGCTCACCATCCACCAGAGGGTGCACACCGGGGAGAGGCCCTACAAGTGCAccgaatgtgggaaagccttcagtcaGAACTCAACCCTCTTCCAACACCAGATAATTCATGCAGGAGTGAAGCCCTACGAGTGTAGTGAATGTGGAAAGGCCTTCAGTCGGAGCTCTTATCTTATCGAACACCAGAGAATACACACTAGAGCCCAATGGTACTATGAATATGGGAACACCCTGGAAGGTTCCACCTTCGTGAGCCGTAAAAAGGTTAACACCATAAAGAAACTGCACCAGTGTGGTGACTGTGAGAAGATATTCAGGTGGCGCTCACATCTGATCATACACCAGAGGATTCATAccggagagaagccttacaagtGCAACgactgtggcaaagcttttaaccGTAGCTCAAGGCTTACACAACATCAGAAAACACACATGTGA